The Anoxybacillus amylolyticus DNA segment CCCTGCAATCCCTAAAAAGGAGGCAGCGGACATGTAATCGCCAGCGATTGCTAATCCGTTTTGCCAACCGGTTAGCGCGCTGTCTGCTGTATAAAACTCGCTCGTTGTTTTTGTCCGTTTGGAAGCAAAATAGGTAATGACGAGTGTTAGTGCAACGATAATTAAGAATAGAGAAAATGCTAATCCATGCATTAGACATTGCCCCCTTTTACTTCCTGTTTAATTTTTTCAACCATTTCATCAAAACGTGCGGCACGTTTTGAATACAACATGCAAAGTGTCCACGTCATAATGAATTGGGCAAAAGCAAACACCCATGCCCAGCTGATTGAACCGAATGCGGGAGTGTTTAATACCGTTGAGTACGACGTTAAAACCGGTAGCGTAAAATAAAACGCTAAAAAAAACAGCGAAAAAGGTAAAATAAATCCGCGTTTTTCCCGCATCAACTGCTGGAAAGAAGCTGACTGGACTACTTGGCTGTAGTCAATGGTTTGTTGCTGTTGGGAAGAAAATTCTTTCACTGCCATAGGTTAACCCCCTCCTCAAAAATGCTTTTTATTTTTCGTGAGAAAAGCGAAATAAAGCGGCCCTCCTTTCGTTTAGATGTTCATGATTTTGTCACAAATTCATTATACATTTATCAGAAAAATTTGTAAATTGTGAATTTAAAAAAATCAATTATTATTCAGTTATACCTTTACTAGAAAAATAAATAGAGTTATTTCAGAATATATAAAAAAATATTTAAATTAAGAAAAATAAATAAAATCACAATGTTCATGAAATAAAATTATAAAAAAAGAAAAGTAATTTCTCTTTTTCTTTATTTTTCAACTTTACAAAAATTATCGAATAGTATACAATCTTAAACGTATAACTTCTGCAATATTCTACAGAAAACGACAAGGGGAGACAGCGGATGAATTTATTTAGAAAAAAGCCGATTGATGTCCTTCTGAAAGAAGCAGGGGGGAAAGGGGCATCGCTAAAAAAAGAACTAGGTGCGTTTGATTTAACGATGCTTGGGATTGGCGCAATTATCGGTACGGGAATTTTCGTACTTACTGGGGTAGCTGCTGCAGAACATGCTGGTCCAGCACTCGTTCTTTCATTTATTCTTTCTGGTCTCGCGTGCGTATTTGCGGCACTTTGCTATGCAGAGTTTGCTTCCACCGTTCCAGTATCGGGAAGTGCATATACGTATAGTTACGCAGCTTTCGGAGAACTTCTTGCTTGGATTTTAGGGTGGGATTTGATTTTAGAGTATGGAGTTTCTTCGTCAGCGGTTGCTGCAGGTTGGTCCGGTTATTTCCAAGGATTGTTAGCAGGATTTGGCATTGAACTTCCGAAAGCGCTAACAAGTGCATACGATCCAGCGAAAGGAACGATTATTGATTTACCGGCTATTATCGTTGTTTTATTCATTACATTCTTATTGACGCGCGGTGTGAAAAAATCGGCTCGTTTTAACTCTATTATCGTGGTGATTAAAGTAGCAGTTGTGTTATTGTTCCTTGCGGTTGGTGTGTGGTATGTGAAACCAGCAAACTGGACGCCATTTATGCCGTTTGGTTTCTCAGGTGTTGCGACAGGGGCGGCGACGGTATTCTTTGCATATATCGGCTTTGACGCGGTGTCTACTGCTGCCGAAGAGGTAAAAAATCCACAACGTAATATGCCAATCGGAATTATTGCATCCTTATTAGTTTGTACGATTTTGTATATTGCCGTTTCGCTTGTACTAACAGGAATTGTTCCGTATGACCAATTGAACGTGAAAAACCCTGTAGCATTTGCTTTAAACTACATTCATCAAGATTGGGTAGCTGGGTTTATTTCGTTAGGAGCGATTGCCGGGATTACAACGGTATTGCTTGTGATGATGTATGGTCAAACTCGTTTATTCTATGCAATCAGCCGTGATGGGTTATTGCCGAAAGTATTTTCGAGCGTTAGCCCAGTAAGACAAGTGCCATTTGTGAACACATGGTTAACCGGCTTATTAGTAGCGTTCTTTGCAGGGGTTGTACCGTTAAATAAATTGGCGGAGCTAACAAACATTGGAACGTTGTTTGCATTCATCGTTGTTTCTGTCGGTGTGCTTGTTTTGCGCAAAACACAGCCAGATTTGAAACGAGCGTTTAAAACACCGCTTGTTCCACTTGTTCCACTATTAGCAGTAGCGTTTTGCGGCTATTTAGTACTTCAGTTGCCAGCGATGACATGGATTGGCTTCGTCTCATGGCTATTGATTGGTCTTGTCATTTATTTTGTCTATGGTCGCCGTCATAGTACACTAAATGAACAAGCGAATGTAAATGAAAAAGTAAGCTAATGTCAAAAGGTCTTTGCCGGGAATCGGCGAAGGCCTTTTTGGCTAATTCGGATTTTTTTGGTATAATGGATATATGATGACGAAATAGAGGTGAAGATAGTGATTAGTAAAAAGTTGTTACAAGGGTTAAATGAACAGATGAATTTTGAATTTTTTTCTGCTCATGCATATATGGCGATGGCAGCGTACTGTTCCGCAGAAAGCCTAGATGGATTTGCCAACTTTTTTTTAGTGCAGGCGGAAGAAGAGCGATTTCATGCAATGAAGTTTTATAACTTTATTAATGCGTTAGGAGAGCGGGCGATTATTACTGGCTTTGAATCGCCGAATAACGATTTTACATCTGTGCTGGACTGCTTTGAAAAAGCGCTCGTGCAAGAAAAAGAAGTGACGAAACGAATTTACCGGTTGTCTGATATTGCGTGGGACGAGCGGGAGCATGCGACGATTAACTTTTTGAAATGGTTTATTGACGAGCAAGTAGAAGAGGAAGCGATGTTTGATAATATTATCCAAAAATTGCGTCGTATCCAAAATGACAATAACGCAATGTTTATGCTCGATAGCGAGTTTGCCAAACGGACATTTACCCCCCAGACACAGGCATAAGCAAAGGCTGTTCCATGATGGGACAGCCTCGTTGCCATGTTATTCAGTTGGTTTTGTACTAGCAAGCTGGCTTTGCGCTTGAGCGATTAACCGTTTGGTAATTTCGCCGCCGACGGAACCATTCGCGCGCGAGGCGGTGTCAGAACCTAGTTGAACCCCAAACTCTTGGGCGATTTCGTATTTTATTTGATCAAGGGCTTGTTCAATTCCCGGTACAAGCAATTTATTGTTTGTTGCCATATTATTCTCCTCCTGTTTTTTGATTGCCTTGCACTGTTAGTATGCTGCATGGGAGAGGATTTATAATGGCAATTACAGAGGATATGGCAAGTTTTTGGCATCTAAAGCACAAACCGTGTAACGGATTGTTTTAATTGATTGGCGGTGCCAGCTAGTTCGTGGGACGATGCAAGCAACTCTTGTATGGTAGCATTTTGTTCTTCAGTGGCGGCTGCGACTTGTTCAATATTGGTAGCTGTCATTTTAGACACACGAATAATACCTTCAGCCGAAACAGTCATTTCGGCCATTTTTTCGTTTGCGGCTAAAACTGCGCTCCGCACGGTTTCACACTCGGTTTTGACGTTCCAAATCGATTGAGCGATGTGGTGGAAAGTTTCCTCAAGCTGTTTCATCATTCCTCTGCCGTGTTTAACAGCTTCGTCGCTTTCATTCATCGCTTGAACGGCGCGCGTCGTTTCTTGTTGTGCCAAATGGAGAAGTTCGCGAATGTTGCCGGCAGCAACAGATGTTTGTTCTGCAAGCTTCCGCACTTCGGACGCGACGACGCCGAATCCTTTTCCTTGATCTCCTGCTCGAGCTGCTTCAATAGCGGCGTTTAAGGCGAGCAAATTCGTTTGTTCGGAAATAGCGGTAATGAGGCCAACAATTTGTTGGATTTCGTTCGATTGTTTGTCTAATATTTGAATAATGGTCGATAAATGGGTCACTTTTTCGTTGATTCGTTCCATTTGCTTTGTTGTTTCGTTGACAAACTTGGCGCCTTGAGCTACTTTTTGGCTCGTTTTGTTCGTGATATCCGTAGTTTTTTCCATTCGGGTCGTGACGGTTGTTAATTGAGCAGAAACAGATTGTACGGTTTCGTTTGTCTGTTCTGCCGCTGCCACTTGCTCATCAGCGCCGGTAGCTACTTGCAAAATTGCCTCGGTAATTTGTTCGTTCGTTTCGGTTGTTGATTCGGCGTTTATTTTTAGTTTTTCGGACATATCGTGGACGCATTCGGCTGATTGGCGAATTTGCTCAATCGATTGTTGTAAGTGGGTGGCAAGTTCGTTCATCGCGTTCATCATTTCTCCGATTTCGTCTTTTCTTGTAGTATCCATCTGAGTGACACGTAAGTTTCCCCGTGCTAGTTGCTTACATATACCAACCGCTTGAAATAGTGCTTTGCTAATTTTTCGACTGACGATGACGAGTAAAATAGCTGAAAGAATGATGGCAGAGATAACCGTCGTTATCATAATAAGCATTGTTTGCTTTATTTGAACGTTCATTTGAGTAATTAGTTTAGTTCGGTCTGTTGTAATCATCGCACGAAGTTGTTCTAGTTTCTCGATGCTGACATCACGAATAACTTCTGCTTTATTTTGGAAGCTAACGACTTGATAAATGTCCATTTGTTCGCCACGGTTGCGGTTTTCTAAAACAGCGGGTTGAATTGTTTTAGACAGGAGATTATTTAATTGATTATCCACGGCTAAGATGGCATTATACCTCGCTTTTTCTTCATTTGTAACCATATGTGGTCGTAATTTTTTCATGCTCTCTTTAAATTGTTTTGTTTGTTGATCATATTGTTGTAACATTTCAGGTCGAGGGTTTGTCATGTAATCGGTAATTAAAATATATTTTTGGCGAAAAGATGACGCAATTTCTGTAATTAAAATCGCTTGGTCGCTTTTTTCTTCCACTTGTTTAACGACGGTCGTCATATGATAGACGAGAAAGACCACAAAAATGAAAACGATCACAAACAGAAGTGTCGAAAAACTGAAAACGATTCCATATTTTTTGCCAATGGTCATAACGTCACTCCCCCTTCACTTTTTAGGTAAATTATAACACTGGTATCGAGAAGTGTGGAGAGTGATTTTAAAAAACATTTTACCCTTTTTATACAAATATTTAACAAAACAAACTAAATATTATTATTATTTTAACAATCGTTCGTTATAATGACTTACATCATAGGGTTCACCTTTATGGTAACCATGAAAGGGGTGGAAATCTAACTATTGAATTTGTGCGGTATGAAATCATTTTTATTTTTATCTTTCAGGAGGAGTGACATGAAGAAAGCGAAAAAAATACTTGTGAGTGCGCTAGTAGCATCCACCCTTATGAACACACCGACCATTTTCGAAACAGTAAAAAGTGAGAAAGTATTTGCTGCAGCGAAGTCTATGAAGAATACAACGTCTTATTCACTTTATGTGAATGGACGTGCAGCAACAATTGAAACGATTACAGTTCATGGTCATATTCTGGTGGATGCTCGAGAGTTAGCGCATCATTTTGCAGCTACATATGCGTATAATCAAAAACAACATGTACACAGCATAATGATAAAATCACCAAAAGTAGAAATTAAATTAAAGAAAAATAGTACATTAATGGTTGTTAATGGGGAGAAAAAGAAGCTATCGGTTGCCACTAAATGGGCTGCTAATAAATTATATGTTGATCCTGTACCGATCGTTCAAGCGCTCAATGGTCAATTATTAGTCGATCAACGAGGATTGGTTTTATCCACGACGGGATCAATAAAAAAGATTCAATCGGCATTAAATTTTGATGGAGTAACAAAATTAATTAACACGGTGACTTTTGGGAAAAAGACATTGTACTCTGTGAAAGATTTAGCTACTGCCTTTGGTGCTTCTGTTTCAGTTGATAAAAAAACGAGCGCAATTACAGTGAATAAAGAAACTAAAAAGGTGATTTTAGCTAATTTTAGTGACATTATAAATATCAACGGAAAAAAACTTAAGATGCCATCTTCAACTATTGTTATCCAAAATATCGCTTATACAGATCTTGATTCATTTGTTAGAGGGTTAGGTGGCGATACGGAAGGTACATTTATTGCAACAAAAGGATTTTTAAAAGGAACAAATACAAATCCACAGTGGGTTAATTCGTCTTTATTATTAGTTACTAATGAGGAAGATTCCACTTTAAAGCTTATTCATGTTCAATCCAGAAAAGTGGTGTCTTCTATTTCTCAACATGATGCAGTTGTTTCTCCTGATGGTCAATATATTGCATATGTAAGTGGAGACGGTTTATTGTACGTGATGAATTTAGCAAATGGACAAACAAAGCAAATTAGTAATGATGACGATGTCAAGGTTGAGTTGACTTGGTCTAAAGATTCCAAACGACTGTATTTTATTCATGGAAGCAATAATGAAGCGATTTCTATGGTGTCTATTGATACAGGAACCATTACAAAAATTGTCGATGACAAAATTAAATACAAATCAGATCTGCATCTTTCTCCAGATGAAACGAAAATAGTATATACAGTCGCAAAGGAAGCAAAAACAAACTATACAGATGACCAAAAGACAGATGTGGATTCTATTGACACAGCGGGAGCTGATCCGCAACTGTTCATGGTAGATCTAACATCGGATAATAAACAGCCAATACAATTGACGAATTCAGCAGAAAATAAAATCAACTGCAACTTTGTTTCGAATAATCAGATTATTTATTTGAGCGCATCTAGTGAATCAGAGAGTTTACCTTCCTTGAAAATGATTGTAGGTAATAAGGAGGAAACATTATTATCCAATAAAAACATCCTAGATGTTACAGTAGCAAATGGCATTATTTACATCGTGACTGAAGCAAATGGTATTTATACAGTTCAAACATTACATCCAGAAACAAAAAGTTTAAACAATCTTGTTCGTACGAAAGAAGAAATTAAATCTTTAGCTGTATCTCCATACAACAATCAAATAGCTGTTACAATTTCTACACAATCTGGTGAAAAAGTAGCTATTTTAGAAAAAGGCCAGTTAGTAGATGTGACAAAATAAACTAGGAGGAGTATAGATATGATGAAACTAAAAACGTTATTCAAAAGTATGA contains these protein-coding regions:
- a CDS encoding DUF485 domain-containing protein, translating into MAVKEFSSQQQQTIDYSQVVQSASFQQLMREKRGFILPFSLFFLAFYFTLPVLTSYSTVLNTPAFGSISWAWVFAFAQFIMTWTLCMLYSKRAARFDEMVEKIKQEVKGGNV
- a CDS encoding amino acid permease is translated as MNLFRKKPIDVLLKEAGGKGASLKKELGAFDLTMLGIGAIIGTGIFVLTGVAAAEHAGPALVLSFILSGLACVFAALCYAEFASTVPVSGSAYTYSYAAFGELLAWILGWDLILEYGVSSSAVAAGWSGYFQGLLAGFGIELPKALTSAYDPAKGTIIDLPAIIVVLFITFLLTRGVKKSARFNSIIVVIKVAVVLLFLAVGVWYVKPANWTPFMPFGFSGVATGAATVFFAYIGFDAVSTAAEEVKNPQRNMPIGIIASLLVCTILYIAVSLVLTGIVPYDQLNVKNPVAFALNYIHQDWVAGFISLGAIAGITTVLLVMMYGQTRLFYAISRDGLLPKVFSSVSPVRQVPFVNTWLTGLLVAFFAGVVPLNKLAELTNIGTLFAFIVVSVGVLVLRKTQPDLKRAFKTPLVPLVPLLAVAFCGYLVLQLPAMTWIGFVSWLLIGLVIYFVYGRRHSTLNEQANVNEKVS
- a CDS encoding ferritin gives rise to the protein MISKKLLQGLNEQMNFEFFSAHAYMAMAAYCSAESLDGFANFFLVQAEEERFHAMKFYNFINALGERAIITGFESPNNDFTSVLDCFEKALVQEKEVTKRIYRLSDIAWDEREHATINFLKWFIDEQVEEEAMFDNIIQKLRRIQNDNNAMFMLDSEFAKRTFTPQTQA
- a CDS encoding alpha/beta-type small acid-soluble spore protein, with product MATNNKLLVPGIEQALDQIKYEIAQEFGVQLGSDTASRANGSVGGEITKRLIAQAQSQLASTKPTE
- a CDS encoding methyl-accepting chemotaxis protein, whose translation is MTIGKKYGIVFSFSTLLFVIVFIFVVFLVYHMTTVVKQVEEKSDQAILITEIASSFRQKYILITDYMTNPRPEMLQQYDQQTKQFKESMKKLRPHMVTNEEKARYNAILAVDNQLNNLLSKTIQPAVLENRNRGEQMDIYQVVSFQNKAEVIRDVSIEKLEQLRAMITTDRTKLITQMNVQIKQTMLIMITTVISAIILSAILLVIVSRKISKALFQAVGICKQLARGNLRVTQMDTTRKDEIGEMMNAMNELATHLQQSIEQIRQSAECVHDMSEKLKINAESTTETNEQITEAILQVATGADEQVAAAEQTNETVQSVSAQLTTVTTRMEKTTDITNKTSQKVAQGAKFVNETTKQMERINEKVTHLSTIIQILDKQSNEIQQIVGLITAISEQTNLLALNAAIEAARAGDQGKGFGVVASEVRKLAEQTSVAAGNIRELLHLAQQETTRAVQAMNESDEAVKHGRGMMKQLEETFHHIAQSIWNVKTECETVRSAVLAANEKMAEMTVSAEGIIRVSKMTATNIEQVAAATEEQNATIQELLASSHELAGTANQLKQSVTRFVL
- a CDS encoding stalk domain-containing protein; its protein translation is MKKAKKILVSALVASTLMNTPTIFETVKSEKVFAAAKSMKNTTSYSLYVNGRAATIETITVHGHILVDARELAHHFAATYAYNQKQHVHSIMIKSPKVEIKLKKNSTLMVVNGEKKKLSVATKWAANKLYVDPVPIVQALNGQLLVDQRGLVLSTTGSIKKIQSALNFDGVTKLINTVTFGKKTLYSVKDLATAFGASVSVDKKTSAITVNKETKKVILANFSDIININGKKLKMPSSTIVIQNIAYTDLDSFVRGLGGDTEGTFIATKGFLKGTNTNPQWVNSSLLLVTNEEDSTLKLIHVQSRKVVSSISQHDAVVSPDGQYIAYVSGDGLLYVMNLANGQTKQISNDDDVKVELTWSKDSKRLYFIHGSNNEAISMVSIDTGTITKIVDDKIKYKSDLHLSPDETKIVYTVAKEAKTNYTDDQKTDVDSIDTAGADPQLFMVDLTSDNKQPIQLTNSAENKINCNFVSNNQIIYLSASSESESLPSLKMIVGNKEETLLSNKNILDVTVANGIIYIVTEANGIYTVQTLHPETKSLNNLVRTKEEIKSLAVSPYNNQIAVTISTQSGEKVAILEKGQLVDVTK